The following proteins come from a genomic window of Trifolium pratense cultivar HEN17-A07 linkage group LG4, ARS_RC_1.1, whole genome shotgun sequence:
- the LOC123922504 gene encoding F-box protein At4g27050-like → MEDSEGIDMISNLADDLLCDVLSLLPIKDAFTTTILSKRWTSLFRSFTSLHFDDESVQAETIHHEETLRHFRHFVNTVILSTKLIKTFHLKFRRRRSGFQRSIPIMEAFRFHGKEVLEVLQYCPQGSKDELQFTKYILQNAQLLEVMKINIRRSYYSRLSRVALEKLTSCPTISPKCKLSINSCI, encoded by the exons ATGGAGGACTCTGAAGGCATTGATATGATTAGCAATTTAGCTGATGATTTGTTGTGTGACGTACTCTCTTTACTCCCAATCAAAGATGCTTTCACCACAACCATTCTCTCCAAAAGATGGACCTCACTATTCCGATCATTCACATCTCTCCATTTCGACGACGAATCTGTCCAAGCTGAAACTATCCACCACGAAGAGACCTTGCGTCACTTCCGCCACTTCGTCAACACAGTCATACTCTCCACCAAactcatcaaaacgtttcaccTCAAATTTCGTAGGCGGAGATCAGGCTTCCAGAGATCAATTCCTATTATGGAGGCTTTCCG ATTTCACGGGAAAGAAGTACTAGAAGTTCTTCAGTATTGCCCTCAAGGTTCGAAAGACGAACTTcaatttacaaaatatattCTACAGAATGCGCAACTTTTAGAGGTCATGAAGATCAACATTAGACGTTCCTATTATTCAAGGCTAAGTCGGGTTGCTTTAGAAAAACTAACCTCGTGTCCAACTATTTCTCCCaaatgtaaactttcaatcaattCTTGTATTTGA
- the LOC123922506 gene encoding putative FBD-associated F-box protein At3g50710, with protein sequence MENSTPIDRISNLPDELLCHILSFLPTKVAFTTTVLSKRWTPLFKLLTTLHFHYESVAWITLSDITFSSFVDKVIFSTKLIKTFHLNCHSKHSYRFNHWIKAAKQHPLENLELCSTFHYLMITLRPSNFIFPKLVVLKLTSLKVDDFISVDLPSLKTLRLIYVNFTTKDNFNKLLNGCPILEDLETRDIYCSEQRDGAGRVKTLSNLTRANISTCYVPIKAIPNVQVLHLQGLHLDREIKSFYRDFLVLQNLIHLELRFNNIHHWNDDVMKVLKNCSKLQILTITKLFDLYNQTLDRIWKNPKSIPKSCTLNLDGIIDGSQFATYILKNAPLLRVMKINAIAEPRSNQDALKELESCPRISTECELSISFTEYEFWR encoded by the exons ATGGAGAACTCAACACCCATTGATAGGATCAGCAATTTACCGGATGAGTTACTCTGTCACATACTCTCTTTTCTTCCAACCAAAGTTGCTTTCACCACTACCGTTCTCTCGAAGCGGTGGACCCCACTCTTCAAATTACTCACAACTCTCCACTTCCACTACGAATCCGTTGCTTGGATAACATTGAGTGACATAACATTCAGTTCCTTCGTCGACAAAGTCATATTCTCCACAAAACTTATCAAAACATTTCACCTGAACTGTCATTCTAAACATAGCTACCGTTTCAACCATTGGATCAAAGCTGCAAAACAGCACCCTCTCGAGAATCTTGAACTCTGTAGTACGTTTCACTACCTTATGATCACCTTGCGGCCAAGTAATTTCATATTTCCAAAACTTGTTGTTCTCAAATTGACGAGCCTAAAAGTTGATGATTTTATCTCTGTCGATCTTCCTTCGCTTAAGACCCTTCGTTTGATTTACGTTAATTTCACAACTAAGGACAATTTCAACAAGCTTCTTAATGGGTGTCCCATTTTGGAGGATTTGGAAACTCGTGATATTTACTGTTCAGAACAACGGGATGGTGCTGGTAGGGTTAAAACCTTATCCAATTTGACCAGAGCCAATATCAGTACATGTTATGTTCCTATTAAAGCAATTCCTAATGTCCAAGTTTTACATCTCCAG GGTTTGCATCTCGACCGAGAGATCAAATCCTTTTACAGGGACTTTCTTGTACTTCAAAACTTAATCCACCTTGAATTACGCTTTAATAACATTCATCACTGGAACGACGATGTAATGAAAGTGCTCAAAAATTGCTCCAAGCTTCAAATTCTTACTATTACTAag TTGTTTGACTTATACAACCAAACTTTGGACAGAATTTGGAAAAACCCAAAATCTATTCCAAA ATCTTGTACTTTAAACTTAGACGGCATCATTGATGGAAGTCAATTTGCAACATATATTTTAAAGAATGCACCACTTTTACGAGTCATGAAGATCAACGCCATTGCTGAACCACGTTCAAATCAGGATGCTTTAAAAGAATTAGAATCATGTCCGAGGATTTCTACCGAATGTGAACTTTCGATTAGTTtcaccgaatatgaattttggCGGTAG
- the LOC123923143 gene encoding F-box/FBD/LRR-repeat protein At4g26340-like has translation MRFSTLVVLKLMSVKLVGDISADLPSLQTLQLNDVCFENKECFNKLLFGCPILRTLRTSIYYIKKEEDEGVRLSTEWFQSLSNLNTADIDIDAFDVPFRVISNVKILMLTVKNRLPEINSYYGGFPVFQNLTDLNLCFYKFNHWNDVIEVLQYCPKLQILSIFKLAVKKHLSINWKYPSSVPECIASHLISCTINYEGWKGELEFSKYILQNAQLLEMMKVNIGHFSYSRLYRGPSEELTSCPIISPKCILVVDYRR, from the exons ATGAG ATTTTCAACGCTTGTTGTTCTCAAGTTGATGAGTGTAAAGTTGGTTGGTGATATCTCTGCCGATCTTCCCTCGCTTCAGACCCTTCAATTGAATGATGTTTGTTTCGAAAATAAGGAATGTTTTAACAAGCTTCTTTTTGGGTGTCCCATTTTAAGGACTTTGCGTACTTCCatttactatataaaaaaagaagaagatgagggTGTTAGGCTTAGTACAGAATGGTTTCAATCCTTATCCAACTTGAACACTGCTGATATCGATATTGATGCATTCGATGTTCCGTTTAGAGTAATCTCTAATGTCAAGATTTTAATGCTCACG gTGAAGAACAGGCTTCCAGAGATCAATTCCTATTATGGAGGCTTTCCTGTATTTCAAAACTTAACCGACCTTAACTTatgcttttataaatttaatcacTGGAATGATGTTATAGAAGTTCTCCAGTATTGCCCCAAGCTTCAAATCCTTTCTATTTTTAAG TTGGCTGTCAAAAAACATCTGTCCATAAACTGGAAATACCCAAGTTCTGTTCCCGAATGCATTGCCTCTCACCTCATATCATGTACTATAAACTATGAAGGTTGGAAAGGTGaacttgaattttcaaaatatattttacagaATGCTCAACTTTTAGAGATGATGAAGGTCAACATTGGGCATTTCTCTTATTCAAGGCTATATCGGGGTCCTTCAGAAGAGCTAACCTCGTGTCCAATTATTTCCCCCAAATGTATACTTGTAGTAGACTATAGACGATGA
- the LOC123923141 gene encoding cytochrome P450 71B9-like isoform X2, translating to MGFLVLLSLLSIFILFIIHIHKTKSRTSSIPPPGPKPLPIIGNLHQIDPSLPHHSLWQLSKHYGPIMSLHLGYIPTLVVSSSKMAKEVMQTHDLKFSSRPSLLGLRKLSYNCLDLAFAPYSPYWKEMKKHCVVNLFSTQRVHSFRSIRENEVAQLIQKLSQYDGDEKDHFPLLGWVDRIKGTLWRLDKTFKELDLIYQRVIDDHMDNLGRPKSKEQEVVDIIDILLQMMNDHSLSFELTLDHIKALLMNIFIGGTDTSTATVVWAMTVLMNNPRVMNKVQMEIRNLYENKDFINEDDIEKLPYLKSVVKETLRLFPPTPLLLPRETIQNCNIDDYEIKPKTLVYVNAWAIGRDPENWEDPEEFYPERFFMSSVDFEGNSFELIPFGSGRRMCPGIKMGVRTVELSLANLVHSFEWKLPNGFDKDQVLDTQVKPGIIMHKKIDLYLVPRKRKQ from the exons ATGGGGTTTCTCGTGCTTCTTTCTCTCTTGTCAATCTTTATTCTATTCATCATCCATATACACAAAACAAAGAGTAGAACATCATCAATTCCACCACCAGGTCCTAAACCACTACCTATAATTGGAAATCTACACCAAATTGATCCTTCATTACCACATCACTCCTTATGGCAACTTTCCAAACACTATGGTCCTATCATGTCTTTGCACCTTGGCTATATCCCAACCTTAGTTGTTTCTTCATCAAAAATGGCCAAAGAAGTAATGCAAACCCATGACCTTAAATTTTCAAGTAGACCATCTTTACTAGGACTAAGAAAATTGTCTTACAATTGCTTAGATTTGGCTTTTGCACCTTATAGCCCTTACtggaaagaaatgaaaaaacatTGTGTTGTTAATCTCTTTAGCACTCAACGTGTTCATTCTTTTAGATCCATTAGAGAAAATGAAGTGGCCCAATTGATTCAAAAGTTGTCACAATATGATGGTGATGAAAAAG ATCATTTTCCTTTGTTGGGTTGGGTTGATAGAATCAAAGGAACTCTTTGGAGGCTTGATAAAACTTTCAAGGAATTAGATTTGATATACCAACGAGTCATCGATGATCATATGGATAATTTAGGAAGGCCTAAAAGCAAGGAACAAGAAGTAGTtgatattattgatatattattgcAGATGATGAATGATCACTCACTTTCTTTTGAGCTCACTCTTGACCACATCAAAGCTTTGCTTATG AACATCTTTATAGGAGGAACCGACACAAGTACAGCAACAGTGGTTTGGGCTATGACAGTATTGATGAACAATCCTAGAGTGATGAACAAGGTTCAAATGGAAATCAGaaacttatatgaaaacaaagaTTTCATAAATGAAGATGATATTGAAAAGCTTCCTTATCTTAAATCAGTGGTCAAAGAGACATTGAGATTATTCCCTCCGACACCATTATTATTGCCAAGGGAAACTATACAAAACTGTAACATAGATGACTATGAGATTAAACCAAAAACTCTAGTGTATGTTAATGCATGGGCCATAGGAAGAGATCCTGAGAATTGGGAAGATCCTGAAGAGTTTTATCCTGAAAGATTCTTTATGAGTTCAGTTGATTTTGAAGGGAATAGTTTTGAGTTGATTCCGTTTGGAAGTGGAAGAAGAATGTGCCCAGGAATAAAAATGGGAGTGCGCACTGTTGAACTTTCACTTGCTAATCTTGTTCACTCTTTTGAATGGAAATTGCCTAATGGTTTTGATAAGGATCAAGTTTTGGATACACAAGTGAAACCAGGGATCATTATGCATAAGAAAATTGATCTTTATCTTGTTCCGAGGAAAAGGAAACAATAG
- the LOC123922505 gene encoding FBD-associated F-box protein At4g10400-like translates to MENSADIDRISNLPDELLCHILSFLSTKLAFTTAVLSKRWRPLFKLLTTLRFNEKSFLDEEAFPCIVETVILTTKLIKTFHLNCHPRNRKSFNHWIITAKLHPLENLELRSMLHHNKRITLWPSIFIFPTLVVLKLTKLKVVDNISVDLPSLKTLHLINVMLKNTDNFNKLLNGCPILEDLHTNIYYMEEQGDGVRLKPLSKLMSANFSSTLDIPIKAIHNVHFLQFKWSYLSNKDLDINPNVVPKCISSHLRSCTLNYEGFKDQIQFATYILENAPLLRVMKITVAEKFSSQEDLYELESCPRISSECELSISFT, encoded by the exons ATGGAGAACTCAGCAGACATCGATAGGATCAGCAATTTACCAGATGAGTTACTCTGTCACATACTCTCTTTTCTATCAACCAAACTTGCTTTTACTACCGCCGTTCTTTCTAAGCGGTGGAGGCCACTCTTCAAATTACTTACAACTCTCCGCTTCAACGAAAAATCCTTCCTTGACGAAGAGGCCTTCCCTTGCATAGTCGAAACGGTGATCCTCACTACCAAACTCATCAAAACATTTCACCTCAACTGTCATCCTAGGAATCGCAAGAGTTTCAACCATTGGATCATAACTGCAAAGCTGCATCCTCTCGAGAATCTCGAACTACGTAGTATGCTTCACCACAACAAGAGGATCACCTTGTGGCCAAGTATTTTCATATTTCCAACACTTGTTGTTCTCAAATTGACGAAACTAAAAGTGGTTGATAATATCTCTGTCGATCTTCCCTCTCTTAAGACCCTTCATTTGATTAATGTAATGTTAAAAAATACGGATAATTTCAACAAGCTTCTTAATGGGTGTCCAATTTTAGAAGATTTGCACACAAACATTTACTATATGGAAGAACAAGGCGACGGTGTTAGGCTTAAACCCTTATCCAAATTGATGAGTGCCAATTTCAGTAGTACACTTGATATTCCTATTAAAGCAATTCATAATGTCCATTTTTTACAATTTAAG TGGTCATACTTATCCAACAAAGATTTGGATATAAACCCAAATGTTGTTCCTAAGTGCATTTCTTCTCACCTCAGATCATGTACTTTAAACTATGAGGGCTTCAAAGATCAAATTCAATTTGCAACATATATTTTAGAGAATGCCCCACTTTTACGAGTCATGAAGATCACCGTTGCTGAAAAATTTTCAAGTCAGGAAGATTTATATGAATTAGAATCGTGTCCAAGGATTTCTTCCGAATGTGAACTTTCAATTAGTTTCACCTAG
- the LOC123923141 gene encoding cytochrome P450 71A1-like isoform X1 produces the protein MGFLVLLSLLSIFILFIIHIHKTKSRTSSIPPPGPKPLPIIGNLHQIDPSLPHHSLWQLSKHYGPIMSLHLGYIPTLVVSSSKMAKEVMQTHDLKFSSRPSLLGLRKLSYNCLDLAFAPYSPYWKEMKKHCVVNLFSTQRVHSFRSIRENEVAQLIQKLSQYDGDEKGVNLSETMMSFTNTLICKIALGKKYFFDYEEEVELGSEQRRSRLKILLNETQALLTEFYFSDHFPLLGWVDRIKGTLWRLDKTFKELDLIYQRVIDDHMDNLGRPKSKEQEVVDIIDILLQMMNDHSLSFELTLDHIKALLMNIFIGGTDTSTATVVWAMTVLMNNPRVMNKVQMEIRNLYENKDFINEDDIEKLPYLKSVVKETLRLFPPTPLLLPRETIQNCNIDDYEIKPKTLVYVNAWAIGRDPENWEDPEEFYPERFFMSSVDFEGNSFELIPFGSGRRMCPGIKMGVRTVELSLANLVHSFEWKLPNGFDKDQVLDTQVKPGIIMHKKIDLYLVPRKRKQ, from the exons ATGGGGTTTCTCGTGCTTCTTTCTCTCTTGTCAATCTTTATTCTATTCATCATCCATATACACAAAACAAAGAGTAGAACATCATCAATTCCACCACCAGGTCCTAAACCACTACCTATAATTGGAAATCTACACCAAATTGATCCTTCATTACCACATCACTCCTTATGGCAACTTTCCAAACACTATGGTCCTATCATGTCTTTGCACCTTGGCTATATCCCAACCTTAGTTGTTTCTTCATCAAAAATGGCCAAAGAAGTAATGCAAACCCATGACCTTAAATTTTCAAGTAGACCATCTTTACTAGGACTAAGAAAATTGTCTTACAATTGCTTAGATTTGGCTTTTGCACCTTATAGCCCTTACtggaaagaaatgaaaaaacatTGTGTTGTTAATCTCTTTAGCACTCAACGTGTTCATTCTTTTAGATCCATTAGAGAAAATGAAGTGGCCCAATTGATTCAAAAGTTGTCACAATATGATGGTGATGAAAAAGGTGTGAACTTGAGTGAAACAATGATGTCTTTCACAAATACACTTATATGTAAGATAgctttaggaaaaaaatatttttttgattatgaggaagaagttgaattGGGAAGTGAACAAAGGAGAAGTAGATTGAAAATTTTACTTAATGAAACTCAAGCTTTGTTAACTGAATTTTACTTTTCAGATCATTTTCCTTTGTTGGGTTGGGTTGATAGAATCAAAGGAACTCTTTGGAGGCTTGATAAAACTTTCAAGGAATTAGATTTGATATACCAACGAGTCATCGATGATCATATGGATAATTTAGGAAGGCCTAAAAGCAAGGAACAAGAAGTAGTtgatattattgatatattattgcAGATGATGAATGATCACTCACTTTCTTTTGAGCTCACTCTTGACCACATCAAAGCTTTGCTTATG AACATCTTTATAGGAGGAACCGACACAAGTACAGCAACAGTGGTTTGGGCTATGACAGTATTGATGAACAATCCTAGAGTGATGAACAAGGTTCAAATGGAAATCAGaaacttatatgaaaacaaagaTTTCATAAATGAAGATGATATTGAAAAGCTTCCTTATCTTAAATCAGTGGTCAAAGAGACATTGAGATTATTCCCTCCGACACCATTATTATTGCCAAGGGAAACTATACAAAACTGTAACATAGATGACTATGAGATTAAACCAAAAACTCTAGTGTATGTTAATGCATGGGCCATAGGAAGAGATCCTGAGAATTGGGAAGATCCTGAAGAGTTTTATCCTGAAAGATTCTTTATGAGTTCAGTTGATTTTGAAGGGAATAGTTTTGAGTTGATTCCGTTTGGAAGTGGAAGAAGAATGTGCCCAGGAATAAAAATGGGAGTGCGCACTGTTGAACTTTCACTTGCTAATCTTGTTCACTCTTTTGAATGGAAATTGCCTAATGGTTTTGATAAGGATCAAGTTTTGGATACACAAGTGAAACCAGGGATCATTATGCATAAGAAAATTGATCTTTATCTTGTTCCGAGGAAAAGGAAACAATAG